Genomic segment of Leptospira perdikensis:
GGGAATGGGATATCTAACTACGGTTTCCAATATCGAAATGGTGAAAGAAGCCAATGCAAAACAAATGATGGAAAGGTATCTTCCATCACAGTTAGTCAGTGAGTTTTATAAAAACAAGGCACAACTAGAACCTGGTGGCGAAAACAAAGAAGTAACCATTCTTTTCTCAGATATCAGATCTTTTACAAAATTTTCAGAACAAAGATCTGCCGAAGAAGTGGTTCAATTCTTAAATCATTATTTATCTCGCATGACAGAGGTCATATTTAAATTCAATGGCACCATTGATAAATTTATCGGTGATGCGATCATGACCCTATTTGGTGCTCCATTCAAACGAGATGATGATGCTCTCCGCGCCGTCAAATCCGCTGTCGCTATGATTCGTGAAATCGAAATACTAAACGAAACGATGCCAAATCCAGAAGACAAATTACAAGTGGGAATTGGGATTCATACAGGCGAAGCCATTGTTGGAAACATTGGTTCCGACCGAAGGTTAGATTATACAGTCATTGGTGACAACGTAAACTTAGCTTCTCGAATTGAAGGATTAACCAAACATTACCATTGTCCTATTTTAATTTCGGAAGCCACTTACAAACAAGTAGTCGGCAAATATTCATCAGATGATGGGTTCGAAATTCGTGAAATTGATCAAGTCATTGTCAAAGGAAAATCAAAACCAATCACAGTATACGAAGTGGTTTGTTTAACAGTTTAAAAAAGGGATTCAACTTCGAATGTTTCCAAAAGTTTTTTCAATTTGATTCATTGGAATGTGCACTGAAAATTGAATTAAGTTAAAAAAATGAATGATCTATTTTAACTTAACTTTTTTGATCGACCTAGAGTGCACCTATCACCAAAGTAGACCGATTGGATCACTACACTGGCTCTAGTTTTTTAAAATATCCATTACGAAGGAATTCCATATGAATGTATCTGAAAACAAAAAGATTGTTATCGATTTTTTTAAACACTTGAATGAACGAAATATGAAAGATGCATTCGAATTATTCGATGAAGACTTACATTGGTGGATTGTAGGAAACATACCCGTTTCCGGTGATTACGACTTTAAAAAGATTACATTTGGATTTAAAATGATCTTCAGAGCGTTTGAGAACTTCCAGTTCACTTTGAAAGAGATGACGGGAGAAGAGGAGCGAGTGAGCCTTATCGCCGAATCTCATGCAATTAGAAAATCTACCGGGAAACATTATAACAACCAGTATCATTTTCTATTTACCCTGCACCAAGGTAAGATACAGAAGGTAAAAGAATTTTTTGATACAGTTCATGCTTTGTGGGTAGAAAGTCCAGAAAGCGAAGAGATTTCTTGAAAGAAGTTATAAATTGCTTCAAGTATCCATCTGGATGGGATTGATCAAATCAAATAGCTACATTTTTAGTTTATAATATTCAGAAGTATACTCATAATGATTTCCAAATAAGTTATCTAACTTTCCCGAATTATCTCTATTCGTATAGATGATGTCTTCAATCTCACGTCTTCGACTTTCTAAGTCTGGATCGATATCTTTTCTATGAGTGATCATGGCTTTTACAATTTTCTTTTCTAAAATGTCCACTTTCTTAAAGGCATATTCGGTACTATTTAATTTGTTTTTGCGTTTGATAAACCAGCGAACTGCATCAGGGTATTTTGCCACTTGCTTTCGGTATTCCTCCTCAGACTGGCGAGCTCCGCACTTTTGACTCCGCTTCCGTCAGAAACGCATTCTGGTTTGG
This window contains:
- a CDS encoding adenylate/guanylate cyclase domain-containing protein produces the protein MKLSLVDEILIAREMKNEKTVAFVRFALFSLTSILDSLSYFGWIHYTIVPTSLITVGLDILFLIFATLVLVFLFYLPYKPYLKFFTITLDYFIIGLMIFLDPTILKGNGLIYFIAMTSAMFVFQFNLLRHSKAGTIYGAILAFVYFLVVSIGLEDGYPFDLIPMMFGLAMMLGMGYLTTVSNIEMVKEANAKQMMERYLPSQLVSEFYKNKAQLEPGGENKEVTILFSDIRSFTKFSEQRSAEEVVQFLNHYLSRMTEVIFKFNGTIDKFIGDAIMTLFGAPFKRDDDALRAVKSAVAMIREIEILNETMPNPEDKLQVGIGIHTGEAIVGNIGSDRRLDYTVIGDNVNLASRIEGLTKHYHCPILISEATYKQVVGKYSSDDGFEIREIDQVIVKGKSKPITVYEVVCLTV
- a CDS encoding nuclear transport factor 2 family protein, which codes for MNVSENKKIVIDFFKHLNERNMKDAFELFDEDLHWWIVGNIPVSGDYDFKKITFGFKMIFRAFENFQFTLKEMTGEEERVSLIAESHAIRKSTGKHYNNQYHFLFTLHQGKIQKVKEFFDTVHALWVESPESEEIS